The Williamsia sp. DF01-3 genome has a window encoding:
- the xylB gene encoding xylulokinase, with amino-acid sequence MLVAGIDSSTQSSKVVVCDVADGRVVRSGSAPHPTGTEVHPDQWWQALGSAIEAAGGLDDVAAVSVGAQQHGMVCLDESGEVVRDALLWNDTRSGPAADELVADVGGPQQWVDEVGVVPVAAITATKLRWLADNEPANADRTAAVCLPHDWLSWKLTGSTDLTDLWTDRSDASGTGYFSAAADEYQPRLLELAMRGRAPMVPRIVGPAQNGGAMRSGAGIGAGAGDNAAAALALGAVPGDCIVSLGTSGVVSAVSDSAPADYAGLVAGFADATGRHLPLVCTLNGAPVLAAVAKMLDVDFDTLSDLALSAPAGADGLSLVPYFEGERSPNLPRTRGALHGMTGRNLNSANIARAGVEGLLCSLQYCADRIRDQGIEINRIILVGGGARSAAIRELAPAIFARPVVVPEPGEYVALGAARQAAWSLDPTSEPPRWSAADERVYEADPTPHVVEQYHEASGLTVGRN; translated from the coding sequence ATGTTGGTCGCAGGAATCGATTCGTCGACCCAATCCAGCAAGGTGGTGGTGTGCGACGTAGCCGACGGCCGCGTCGTGCGCTCGGGTAGCGCGCCACACCCGACGGGCACCGAGGTGCACCCAGATCAATGGTGGCAGGCCCTCGGGTCGGCGATCGAAGCTGCCGGGGGGCTCGACGACGTCGCAGCGGTATCCGTCGGAGCGCAGCAACACGGCATGGTGTGTCTCGATGAATCCGGTGAGGTGGTGCGAGATGCGCTGCTGTGGAACGACACCCGGTCCGGTCCCGCCGCCGACGAACTTGTCGCCGACGTCGGCGGGCCGCAGCAGTGGGTGGACGAGGTGGGAGTGGTCCCGGTCGCGGCGATCACCGCCACCAAGCTGCGCTGGCTCGCCGACAACGAACCCGCCAACGCCGATCGCACCGCTGCGGTGTGTCTCCCCCACGACTGGCTCAGCTGGAAGCTCACCGGCAGCACCGACCTCACCGATCTGTGGACCGATCGCAGCGACGCCAGTGGCACAGGCTATTTCAGCGCAGCAGCCGATGAGTACCAGCCTCGTTTGCTGGAGTTGGCGATGAGAGGCCGGGCGCCGATGGTGCCCCGGATCGTCGGCCCAGCACAGAACGGTGGCGCCATGCGGTCGGGCGCGGGCATCGGTGCGGGCGCCGGCGACAACGCGGCGGCGGCGCTGGCGCTCGGCGCCGTCCCCGGCGACTGCATCGTGTCACTCGGCACCTCTGGAGTTGTCAGCGCGGTCAGTGACAGTGCTCCGGCCGACTACGCCGGACTGGTTGCCGGTTTCGCCGACGCCACGGGCCGGCATTTGCCTTTGGTGTGCACTCTGAACGGGGCCCCCGTGCTGGCGGCCGTGGCCAAGATGCTCGACGTCGACTTCGACACGTTGTCCGACCTTGCCCTGTCTGCGCCTGCGGGCGCCGACGGGCTGTCGCTGGTCCCGTACTTCGAGGGGGAACGCTCCCCCAACCTGCCGCGCACGCGCGGAGCCTTGCACGGCATGACCGGACGAAACCTGAACAGCGCCAACATCGCCCGGGCGGGCGTCGAAGGTCTACTGTGTTCCCTCCAGTACTGCGCCGACCGGATCCGCGACCAAGGCATCGAGATCAACCGGATCATCCTCGTCGGTGGCGGCGCACGCTCTGCGGCCATCCGGGAGCTGGCCCCGGCAATCTTCGCCCGCCCCGTCGTGGTCCCGGAACCGGGCGAATACGTGGCGCTCGGCGCCGCTCGTCAGGCCGCCTGGTCGCTGGACCCCACGTCTGAACCACCTCGCTGGTCAGCGGCCGACGAACGTGTCTACGAGGCCGATCCGACGCCTCATGTCGTCGAGCAGTACCACGAGGCATCCGGACTGACTGTCGGCCGGAACTGA
- a CDS encoding sugar-binding transcriptional regulator, with protein MNASPLEPTADTGQDLRLLVRAATMYHLEGLTQAEVAARLGLSRPTAGRLIARARAQGLVRVVIDAPPHLADSIHTDEERELEVAFGLKEALIIDQLADGTQTGDSALGRAGASVLIRRLEPNSTLGFTWGPETVAVADSITPRSAGCRRVVQMDGSMTSVEYHTGVDHALSRFAERLGAQPLRLVAPLYADPDTVKALQRDSILSQSFKAAEEADVMVFGVGSVTTSTTLFEGAYIDAAILDELTGLGAVGEIGGRFYDKDGVTVESSLVDRTVSVPLEAVRSCPTAMLISGGTHRRESILGALRGGLATTVITDLGTAHWLITQEKGQ; from the coding sequence GTGAACGCGTCACCGCTGGAGCCCACCGCCGACACCGGGCAAGACCTGCGCCTACTTGTTCGTGCGGCCACGATGTATCACCTCGAAGGGCTCACCCAGGCGGAGGTCGCCGCACGGTTGGGCCTCTCCCGCCCCACCGCCGGCCGACTCATCGCCAGGGCACGCGCGCAGGGCCTGGTGCGTGTGGTCATCGACGCACCCCCGCATCTGGCCGATTCCATCCACACCGACGAGGAGCGCGAACTCGAGGTTGCGTTCGGACTCAAAGAGGCCCTGATCATCGACCAGCTCGCCGACGGGACGCAGACCGGTGACTCCGCGCTCGGACGCGCAGGGGCGTCGGTTCTCATCCGGAGACTCGAGCCGAACAGCACACTCGGCTTCACATGGGGGCCGGAAACGGTCGCCGTGGCCGACTCGATCACTCCCCGCTCTGCCGGCTGCCGGCGGGTGGTGCAGATGGATGGCTCCATGACATCAGTCGAGTACCACACCGGCGTTGATCACGCACTGTCCCGATTCGCCGAACGCCTGGGCGCACAACCACTTCGGCTTGTTGCCCCGCTCTACGCCGATCCCGACACCGTGAAGGCGCTGCAGCGGGACTCCATCCTGTCGCAGTCGTTCAAAGCCGCCGAAGAAGCCGATGTGATGGTGTTCGGTGTCGGGTCGGTCACCACGTCCACCACCCTCTTCGAAGGGGCGTACATCGACGCCGCCATTCTCGACGAGTTGACCGGACTCGGGGCGGTCGGCGAGATCGGCGGGCGGTTCTATGACAAGGACGGGGTCACGGTCGAATCGTCGCTCGTCGACCGCACGGTCTCCGTTCCACTCGAGGCCGTCCGTTCCTGCCCCACCGCCATGCTCATCTCCGGTGGAACCCACCGCCGGGAGTCGATCCTGGGTGCCCTCCGAGGTGGCCTCGCCACCACAGTGATCACCGATCTGGGCACTGCGCACTGGCTCATCACGCAAGAGAAAGGTCAATGA
- a CDS encoding mannitol dehydrogenase family protein: protein MKLDNASLADLVVPKPEYDRAQLGCGIVHFGVGGFHRAHQAMYVDALLTSDPASRDWAICGVGVLPGDVHMRDALVPQDGLYTLTLKHPDGTMQTSVVGSIAEYLFAPDDPAAVIDKLADPVTRIVSLTITEGGYNFSAATGEFDLTNPAIQADLQPGAVPSTTFGLVVEALGRRRDAGHPSFTVMSCDNIEGNGDIARKTFIAFACSKDPGLAEWISDNTAFPNSMVDRITPATPPELGDEVQARTGITDRWPVVAEPFTQWVLEDSFSAGRPRLESVGVQVVADVGPYELMKLRLLNAGHQTLCYFGHLMGYRFVHDAAQDPLIRRLLLGYMNNEARHTLLPLPGVDVDAYIDTLIERFSNPSIADTIARLCQYSSDRIPKWLLPVIRQQLDAGGDVVLAAAVVASWTRYAEGVDEAGEPIDVVDPLADSLVPLAVRSRNEPLAFVQNRELFGDLADKNRFVRPYLWTLESLRRNGARETLKQLLVDNSGARGA from the coding sequence GTGAAACTGGACAACGCAAGTCTGGCCGATCTCGTGGTGCCGAAACCCGAGTACGATCGGGCCCAACTGGGCTGCGGCATCGTGCATTTCGGTGTCGGCGGGTTTCACCGTGCTCATCAGGCCATGTACGTCGACGCGTTACTGACGTCGGATCCGGCCTCGCGGGATTGGGCGATCTGCGGCGTAGGAGTGCTACCGGGTGATGTGCACATGCGGGATGCGCTGGTACCGCAAGATGGGCTTTATACGTTGACTCTCAAGCATCCCGACGGGACCATGCAGACCTCGGTTGTCGGCTCCATCGCCGAGTATCTGTTCGCACCCGACGACCCGGCAGCGGTGATCGACAAACTCGCCGACCCGGTCACCCGAATCGTGTCGCTCACGATTACCGAGGGCGGATACAACTTCTCCGCCGCGACAGGGGAATTCGATCTGACCAACCCGGCGATCCAGGCCGATCTCCAGCCGGGTGCTGTTCCTTCGACGACGTTCGGCCTCGTCGTCGAGGCCCTCGGTCGTCGTCGCGACGCCGGGCACCCCTCGTTCACGGTGATGTCGTGCGACAACATCGAGGGCAACGGGGACATCGCACGCAAGACCTTCATCGCCTTTGCGTGCAGCAAGGACCCCGGTCTGGCCGAGTGGATCAGCGACAACACAGCTTTCCCGAACTCGATGGTCGACCGGATCACCCCGGCCACGCCACCCGAACTCGGCGATGAGGTGCAGGCGCGCACCGGCATCACGGACCGGTGGCCCGTGGTCGCCGAACCTTTCACCCAGTGGGTTCTCGAGGACTCGTTCTCGGCTGGCCGTCCTCGACTCGAGTCGGTCGGTGTGCAGGTGGTCGCCGACGTGGGACCGTACGAACTGATGAAGCTCCGGCTGCTGAACGCCGGCCATCAAACCCTGTGTTACTTCGGGCATCTGATGGGCTACCGGTTTGTGCACGACGCAGCGCAGGATCCGTTGATCCGCCGTCTTCTGCTGGGCTACATGAACAACGAGGCCCGGCACACGCTGTTACCCCTGCCCGGTGTGGATGTGGATGCGTACATCGATACGTTGATCGAGAGGTTCTCCAACCCGTCGATCGCCGACACCATCGCGCGCCTCTGCCAATACTCGTCGGACCGGATACCGAAGTGGTTGTTGCCTGTTATCCGTCAGCAGCTCGATGCCGGTGGTGACGTGGTGTTGGCTGCGGCGGTGGTGGCCAGCTGGACCCGCTACGCAGAAGGGGTGGACGAAGCGGGTGAACCGATCGACGTGGTCGACCCGCTGGCGGATTCGTTGGTCCCCCTCGCGGTCCGGAGCCGCAACGAGCCGTTGGCGTTTGTGCAGAATCGTGAGCTGTTCGGTGACCTCGCCGACAAGAACCGATTTGTGCGCCCCTACCTGTGGACGTTGGAGTCGTTGCGCCGCAACGGCGCTCGGGAGACGTTGAAGCAACTACTGGTGGACAACAGCGGCGCCCGAGGGGCCTGA
- a CDS encoding acyltransferase family protein, with protein MTAAPSVEKRPPAVPADTVPSYRTDLDGLRGLAIVLVACFHIWFGRVSGGVDVFLTLSGYFFVGSLLRHVIVSAQNEQAGLWPAINPVKRLTRLGRRLLPALVAILVVISLGTLLIFPETRWRATGQEVIASLFYYQNWHLAFNSQDYTAASSANSPLQHLWSMSVQGQFFVLTMLTALAVAGIITVLVRAGVRKLADPTVIRILIGVSLLGVAAVSFYWAHMRMDVNQQFNYYDTISRVWEPLAGGLLAVWMPKWRVPNVIRNIVAVAALGLIITCGWWIVGVEQYPGPWALVPVLSTLAIIWSGATALQHGPKSGQPVVNHALSARQMVWLGSISYSLYLWHWPLLIFYLTWRDKNHTSIVEGTVLIAVSIAMAWLTKRYIEEPLRAPRSVSIHKEDPPHKGTPTRHHHPTHAATVNPWRAKLLDYTTVVTSVLIVSAVVMTVGFKAWDYHVTHMTVDTTKLDPRVYPGARALLDNAPVPHVDPQPSALQVVNDLPVTSFNGHISDFDDTGVHVGVYGDPLATKTIALAGGSHAEYWITALDIIGKQNHFKVKTYLKMGCPLSTELVPKQRGVPYPQCHDWVQKVVPQIIADKPDALFTNTTRPRDDGPGDWVPGDYLPIFDQFAQANIPILGIRDSSWPHNADGPINTPDCLANTRDSDNCDTARSASFAPTNPTLDIVADHPNVLPLDLTDGMCNDTTCPAVVGNITVYHDWHHLSATYVRSLTAELQRQMQAALPWT; from the coding sequence TTGACAGCCGCACCCAGCGTTGAGAAGAGGCCACCGGCGGTACCCGCCGACACGGTCCCCAGTTACCGCACCGACCTCGATGGTCTGCGGGGCCTGGCCATCGTCTTGGTGGCGTGCTTCCACATCTGGTTCGGGCGGGTGTCCGGCGGTGTCGACGTGTTCCTCACCCTGTCGGGGTACTTCTTCGTCGGCTCGCTGCTGCGGCACGTCATCGTCAGCGCACAGAACGAACAGGCCGGACTCTGGCCCGCGATCAACCCGGTCAAACGACTGACCCGGCTCGGCAGGCGACTGCTGCCCGCGCTGGTCGCGATCCTGGTCGTCATCAGCCTCGGTACGTTGCTCATCTTCCCCGAGACCCGCTGGCGGGCGACGGGCCAAGAGGTCATCGCGAGCCTGTTCTACTACCAGAACTGGCATCTGGCGTTCAATTCGCAGGACTACACAGCGGCCAGTTCGGCGAACAGTCCTTTGCAGCATCTGTGGTCGATGTCGGTACAAGGCCAGTTCTTCGTGCTGACCATGCTCACCGCCCTGGCGGTCGCCGGGATCATCACGGTGCTGGTGCGTGCCGGAGTGCGCAAGCTGGCCGACCCCACGGTCATCCGCATCCTGATCGGTGTATCGCTCCTCGGGGTGGCCGCCGTGTCGTTCTACTGGGCGCACATGCGGATGGACGTCAATCAGCAGTTCAACTACTACGACACCATCTCCCGCGTGTGGGAGCCTCTCGCCGGCGGTCTACTCGCCGTCTGGATGCCGAAATGGCGGGTTCCCAACGTCATCCGCAACATCGTCGCCGTCGCCGCCCTGGGACTGATCATCACTTGCGGCTGGTGGATCGTGGGTGTCGAGCAGTATCCCGGACCGTGGGCGCTGGTTCCGGTGCTGTCGACGCTCGCCATCATCTGGTCGGGTGCGACCGCGCTGCAGCACGGCCCGAAGTCGGGACAACCGGTCGTCAATCACGCACTGTCCGCCCGACAGATGGTGTGGCTTGGGTCGATCTCCTATTCCCTCTACCTGTGGCACTGGCCGCTGCTGATCTTCTACCTGACGTGGCGTGACAAGAACCATACGTCGATCGTCGAGGGAACCGTTCTCATCGCGGTGTCCATCGCGATGGCGTGGCTGACCAAGCGGTACATCGAAGAGCCATTGCGAGCGCCCCGGTCGGTGTCGATCCACAAAGAGGATCCGCCGCACAAGGGCACCCCGACGCGTCACCACCACCCGACGCACGCAGCCACGGTGAATCCGTGGCGAGCCAAGCTCCTGGACTACACCACCGTGGTGACCAGCGTGCTGATCGTGAGCGCGGTGGTGATGACGGTCGGTTTCAAGGCCTGGGACTACCACGTCACCCACATGACGGTGGACACCACCAAGCTCGATCCCCGTGTCTATCCCGGTGCCCGGGCGCTCCTCGACAACGCCCCGGTCCCCCACGTCGACCCCCAGCCATCTGCACTACAGGTCGTCAACGACCTGCCGGTGACCTCGTTCAACGGACACATCAGCGACTTCGACGACACCGGGGTGCACGTCGGGGTGTATGGCGATCCGTTGGCCACCAAGACGATTGCGCTGGCAGGTGGCTCGCACGCGGAATACTGGATCACGGCGCTCGACATCATCGGCAAACAGAACCACTTCAAGGTGAAGACCTATCTGAAGATGGGCTGTCCGCTGTCCACCGAGCTGGTGCCGAAGCAACGCGGAGTTCCCTATCCGCAGTGTCATGACTGGGTGCAGAAGGTGGTCCCGCAGATCATCGCCGACAAGCCGGATGCACTGTTCACCAACACAACCCGGCCCCGCGACGACGGGCCCGGCGACTGGGTGCCCGGCGACTACCTGCCGATCTTCGACCAGTTCGCCCAGGCGAACATCCCCATCCTCGGGATACGCGACAGCTCGTGGCCCCACAACGCCGACGGACCGATCAACACCCCGGACTGCCTGGCCAACACCCGCGACAGCGACAACTGCGACACCGCGCGTTCCGCCTCCTTCGCGCCGACGAACCCCACGCTCGACATCGTGGCGGACCACCCGAACGTCTTGCCGCTCGACCTGACGGACGGCATGTGCAACGACACGACCTGCCCTGCCGTGGTCGGGAACATCACCGTCTACCACGACTGGCATCACCTGAGCGCGACCTATGTGCGCAGTCTCACAGCCGAACTGCAACGTCAGATGCAAGCCGCGCTGCCCTGGACCTGA
- a CDS encoding VOC family protein — translation MKPTGVTANLSVPDITAARDFYSDYLGLGIEAFNLGWVANFQSADGRAVIQLVTEDATSPVDSVISVHVGDQVEEAYAEAQRRGFEIVHPLTTEPWGVRRFFVRAPDGNVINIVSHDDDAAAE, via the coding sequence ATGAAACCCACCGGTGTCACAGCGAACCTGTCGGTGCCCGACATCACCGCTGCGCGCGACTTCTACTCCGACTACCTCGGCCTCGGTATCGAGGCTTTCAACTTGGGCTGGGTGGCCAACTTCCAGTCCGCAGACGGCAGGGCGGTGATCCAGCTCGTCACCGAGGATGCGACCTCGCCCGTCGATTCGGTGATCTCGGTGCATGTGGGCGACCAGGTGGAAGAGGCCTATGCCGAAGCACAACGACGCGGGTTCGAGATCGTCCATCCGTTGACCACGGAACCGTGGGGCGTTCGCAGGTTCTTCGTCCGGGCACCCGACGGCAACGTCATCAACATCGTCAGCCACGACGACGACGCGGCAGCCGAATGA
- a CDS encoding NAD(P)-dependent alcohol dehydrogenase, whose amino-acid sequence MTPATMTASVLTAPGSLTIEQREVPSPDPGDVLVQVSAVGVCGSDTHYYRHGRIGDFVVSSPLVLGHEAAGRIVAVGSGVPESRIGERVSIEPQRPDPDDEPTRRGQYNLSPHMRFYATPPVDGALAEFVTIGSAFAHPVPDSVSDEAAALFEPLSVAIAACRKAEVGVGDGVLITGAGPVGLLCVQVARAAGATRIVVTDVNRTRLAVAAGFGATEVLTPDELDTTIGVDSFIDASGAESAISSGIAAVRPGGRVVLVGMSANSTMAFPISLVQNRELVVTGVFRYANTWPIARELVTSGKVDLDSMVTGRFGLSEVAEALDADRQPGSIKAVVYPGRLGGSAGAGAS is encoded by the coding sequence ATGACTCCAGCCACCATGACCGCGAGCGTCCTGACCGCACCCGGCAGTCTGACCATCGAGCAGCGAGAGGTCCCGTCGCCCGACCCCGGGGACGTGTTGGTCCAGGTGAGCGCGGTAGGGGTGTGTGGATCCGACACCCACTACTACCGACATGGACGGATCGGTGACTTCGTCGTGTCGTCGCCGTTGGTGCTGGGACATGAAGCCGCCGGGCGGATCGTGGCGGTCGGCAGCGGAGTGCCGGAGTCGCGGATCGGGGAGCGGGTGTCCATCGAACCCCAACGACCGGACCCCGACGACGAGCCGACACGACGCGGACAGTACAACCTGTCGCCGCACATGCGGTTCTACGCAACTCCACCGGTGGACGGCGCACTCGCCGAGTTCGTGACCATCGGGTCGGCGTTTGCCCACCCTGTGCCCGACTCGGTGAGCGATGAGGCGGCCGCGTTGTTCGAACCACTGTCGGTGGCGATCGCTGCTTGCCGTAAGGCGGAGGTCGGGGTCGGTGACGGCGTGTTGATCACCGGTGCGGGTCCGGTCGGTCTGCTCTGTGTCCAGGTGGCGCGGGCGGCGGGTGCCACCCGCATCGTGGTGACCGACGTGAACCGCACGCGACTCGCGGTCGCGGCCGGATTCGGGGCAACGGAGGTGCTCACCCCGGATGAGCTGGACACCACGATCGGCGTCGACTCCTTCATCGACGCATCGGGTGCGGAATCGGCGATCTCATCCGGCATCGCAGCCGTCCGACCCGGTGGCCGCGTGGTCCTGGTGGGCATGAGTGCGAACTCGACGATGGCGTTTCCCATCTCGCTTGTCCAGAATCGGGAACTCGTTGTGACAGGGGTGTTCCGGTACGCCAACACCTGGCCGATCGCGCGCGAGTTGGTCACCTCGGGCAAAGTAGATCTCGACTCGATGGTCACCGGGCGCTTCGGTTTGTCCGAGGTGGCCGAGGCCCTTGACGCCGATCGGCAACCGGGGAGTATCAAAGCTGTTGTCTACCCGGGCCGGCTCGGTGGATCGGCAGGGGCGGGGGCATCGTGA
- the treY gene encoding malto-oligosyltrehalose synthase, producing the protein MILPLTATYRLQLHGEFTFADAIEQLDHIEGLGVSHLYLSPIQTAQEGSMHGYDWVPPPAVAESIGGIDGLRELRSAAADRGIGVIVDIVPNHTGVEDPRQNPWWWDVLRNGRTSEYADYFDIDWSADNGADGKIALPVLGSADDVASLEVDTSGDEPELSFYEHRFPLAPGTESGQSAQEVHDRQHYRLVPWNIGVIGYRRFFSVNGLAGLRQEDPAVYAATHDLIRQLVAEDLVDGLRVDHPDGLADPQDYLQRLRADIGPDRILLIEKILAHDEPLDPSLPVDGTTGYETMRSVGAVLIDPTGESALGQLHQKYTGDRGDKLWLHAAERQLKLSILDETFPAERARLRRAITATARDREVFSDDDIDSAIGAVIAGLGVYRADYPILAGTLDSVIASERERLPALATAFELLASAVASDDESRSRLAQVCGAVTAKSVEDCLFYRTARLVSLQEVGGDPAAFSESINDFHAANVTRAQSWPRALTSLSTHDTKRSEDVRARIGILSQIPQRWTDFVDRSESRNPAPAGVTGLFLRQNLFGIWPVDGVITGALRTRFHEYTTKAIREGGVGTTWTDVNEQFETAVHAWIDASFDGPCAPEYTQLVQEMLPHIESDALVQKALASLMPGIPDVYQGTEWFDDSLVDPDNRRAVDYTRDGEHPKARVVRAALTLRRRRPEVFVQGGYEPLSGTGPAADHLVAFGRTSTAGVIEVIVAAARWTVGLDAEQWAQTHLDLPAGTWREQITGTDVDGNVTLSGLATPVGIFERVRE; encoded by the coding sequence ATGATCCTGCCGCTGACGGCCACCTACCGGCTTCAGCTGCACGGCGAGTTCACCTTCGCCGACGCAATTGAACAGCTCGACCACATCGAAGGACTGGGCGTCAGCCATCTGTACCTGTCGCCGATCCAAACCGCCCAAGAGGGGTCGATGCACGGGTACGACTGGGTTCCGCCGCCCGCGGTCGCCGAGTCGATCGGTGGGATCGATGGATTGCGGGAACTTCGGTCGGCTGCAGCCGACCGCGGCATCGGTGTGATCGTCGACATCGTCCCCAATCACACCGGTGTCGAGGACCCGCGGCAGAACCCGTGGTGGTGGGACGTGTTGCGCAACGGCCGGACGTCCGAGTACGCCGACTACTTCGACATCGACTGGTCGGCGGACAACGGGGCCGACGGCAAGATCGCATTGCCGGTTCTCGGGTCCGCCGACGACGTGGCATCGCTCGAGGTGGACACAAGTGGGGACGAGCCAGAACTCTCGTTCTACGAACACCGGTTTCCGCTCGCTCCCGGCACCGAGTCCGGCCAGTCCGCCCAAGAGGTCCATGACCGGCAGCATTACCGGCTGGTGCCGTGGAACATCGGCGTCATCGGCTATCGCCGCTTCTTCTCCGTCAATGGTCTGGCGGGGTTGCGGCAAGAAGACCCCGCCGTCTACGCGGCCACCCACGACCTGATCCGTCAGCTCGTCGCCGAAGACCTCGTGGACGGTCTTCGCGTCGACCACCCGGACGGTCTGGCGGACCCCCAGGACTACCTGCAGCGGCTGCGTGCGGACATCGGACCGGACCGGATCCTGTTGATCGAGAAGATCCTTGCCCATGACGAACCCCTGGATCCGAGCCTCCCGGTCGACGGCACCACCGGCTACGAGACGATGCGTTCGGTGGGCGCGGTGCTCATCGACCCGACCGGCGAATCGGCTCTCGGTCAGCTGCATCAGAAGTACACCGGTGATCGCGGCGACAAGCTGTGGCTGCACGCCGCGGAACGACAGCTCAAGCTGTCGATCCTCGACGAGACCTTCCCTGCCGAACGGGCCCGCCTACGACGGGCGATCACCGCGACGGCCCGCGACCGCGAGGTCTTCTCGGACGACGACATCGATTCGGCGATCGGTGCGGTGATCGCGGGTCTGGGCGTCTATCGCGCCGACTACCCGATACTCGCCGGAACTCTGGATTCGGTCATCGCGAGTGAGCGAGAACGGTTGCCGGCCCTGGCAACTGCTTTCGAATTGCTCGCATCGGCAGTGGCCTCCGACGACGAATCGCGCAGCCGACTCGCCCAGGTGTGCGGCGCCGTCACCGCCAAGAGCGTCGAGGACTGCCTGTTCTACCGGACCGCACGGCTGGTCAGCCTGCAGGAGGTCGGCGGCGACCCGGCGGCGTTCAGTGAATCGATCAATGACTTCCACGCCGCCAACGTGACCCGGGCGCAGAGCTGGCCGCGCGCACTGACCTCATTGTCGACGCATGACACCAAGCGGAGTGAGGACGTCAGGGCACGCATCGGCATCTTGTCCCAGATCCCGCAGAGGTGGACCGACTTCGTCGACCGCTCGGAGTCCCGCAACCCCGCGCCCGCCGGGGTCACCGGACTTTTCTTGCGTCAGAACCTGTTCGGGATATGGCCGGTCGACGGCGTGATCACCGGGGCCCTGCGTACCCGTTTCCACGAGTACACCACGAAGGCGATCCGCGAAGGCGGGGTGGGCACCACGTGGACCGACGTGAACGAACAGTTCGAGACAGCAGTACATGCCTGGATCGATGCTTCGTTCGACGGCCCGTGTGCGCCCGAGTACACCCAGCTCGTACAGGAGATGCTGCCCCACATCGAATCCGACGCTCTGGTGCAGAAGGCGCTGGCGTCGTTGATGCCCGGAATCCCGGACGTCTATCAGGGCACCGAGTGGTTCGACGATTCCCTCGTCGACCCGGACAATCGCCGGGCGGTGGACTACACGCGCGACGGCGAACACCCGAAGGCCCGTGTGGTGCGGGCGGCCTTGACCCTGCGCCGGCGCCGGCCGGAGGTGTTCGTCCAAGGTGGGTACGAGCCGCTGTCGGGCACCGGTCCGGCCGCCGATCATCTGGTGGCCTTCGGTCGCACCTCGACGGCCGGGGTGATCGAAGTGATTGTCGCGGCAGCTCGCTGGACCGTCGGCCTCGACGCCGAGCAGTGGGCCCAGACCCATCTCGACCTCCCCGCCGGTACGTGGCGGGAGCAGATCACCGGGACTGACGTCGACGGTAATGTGACGCTGTCAGGGCTGGCCACGCCGGTCGGCATTTTCGAGCGTGTGAGGGAGTGA